One genomic segment of Effusibacillus pohliae DSM 22757 includes these proteins:
- the ltaE gene encoding low-specificity L-threonine aldolase, which produces MQRIDLRSDTVTLPTEAMRKAMAEAELGDDVYGEDPTVNRLEELAAEKLGKEAALFVTSGTQGNQVAILSHARAGEEIILEADSHIFFYEAAAASALAGVQTRTIAGVRGVMDPREVERAIRGVNIHFPRTALICLENTHNRAGGAILPLENLQAIYELAQRKQVPVHLDGARVFNAAVALAVDVREITRFVDTVQVCFSKGLGAPVGSVLAGPRDFIEAARQWRKRLGGGMRQAGVIAAPAIVALTEMVDRLAEDHENARRLALALAEMKGWQVDPGLVETNIVIADVAGTGRSATEWLDWLAKEGVLAVDFGDTLIRFVTHKDVSSSDLEEAIRRIHRVVKRL; this is translated from the coding sequence ATGCAGCGGATCGATTTGCGGAGCGATACGGTCACCCTGCCGACGGAGGCGATGCGGAAAGCGATGGCTGAGGCGGAACTGGGTGATGATGTATATGGGGAAGATCCGACCGTCAACCGATTGGAGGAACTGGCGGCGGAGAAACTGGGGAAGGAAGCGGCCCTGTTTGTGACGAGCGGCACGCAGGGCAACCAGGTGGCGATTTTGTCGCACGCGCGGGCGGGCGAGGAAATCATTCTCGAGGCCGATTCCCACATCTTTTTCTATGAAGCGGCTGCCGCGTCTGCGCTGGCCGGCGTGCAAACGCGAACGATCGCGGGCGTGCGCGGGGTGATGGATCCGCGGGAGGTGGAGCGGGCGATCCGCGGGGTGAACATCCATTTTCCCCGCACCGCCTTGATCTGCCTGGAAAATACGCACAACCGGGCGGGTGGAGCCATCCTGCCGCTCGAAAATCTGCAGGCGATCTACGAACTGGCACAACGCAAACAGGTCCCGGTACATCTGGATGGAGCACGGGTGTTTAACGCGGCGGTCGCGCTTGCGGTGGATGTCCGGGAGATCACCCGGTTTGTCGATACGGTGCAAGTCTGTTTTTCCAAGGGGTTAGGGGCGCCGGTCGGCTCCGTCCTGGCCGGTCCGCGCGATTTCATTGAAGCGGCAAGGCAATGGCGGAAACGTTTGGGCGGCGGCATGCGGCAAGCGGGGGTGATTGCGGCGCCGGCGATCGTGGCGCTGACCGAGATGGTGGACCGATTGGCGGAAGATCACGAGAACGCCAGGCGGCTGGCCCTGGCGCTCGCCGAAATGAAGGGATGGCAAGTCGACCCCGGTCTGGTCGAGACGAATATCGTGATTGCAGATGTGGCAGGCACCGGCCGGTCTGCGACTGAATGGCTGGATTGGCTGGCTAAAGAAGGCGTGCTGGCGGTTGACTTCGGCGATACGCTGATCCGCTTTGTCACCCATAAGGATGTCAGTTCATCCGATCTTGAAGAGGCGATCCGGCGGATTCACCGGGTCGTGAAGCGTCTGTAG